A window of Cucurbita pepo subsp. pepo cultivar mu-cu-16 chromosome LG06, ASM280686v2, whole genome shotgun sequence contains these coding sequences:
- the LOC111796695 gene encoding uncharacterized protein LOC111796695 isoform X1, with amino-acid sequence MELLPPNLENHNAVETRTDSLISELAKDESTEFALPVESSSLGTHMTDSVPSDWTDEKHHLFLESMETSFVSQMFDSVHSVGSCPRKENSSHTKLHGQSQSASHVHSRFGQFKVLRRGSWKNINFETTESRSNLLNDYQALSRNPWIHHFRADRKNKNVASKSQAISSGGRNLFPLGAANNSEPLRACGSDSSLRYISSNEEVSDQNFVDEEDREVGKGSSDCNAKRVNTAETNALINEQKIARSQIVANSRQTTHRLLF; translated from the exons ATGGAGTTGTTGCCTCCAAATTTGGAGAACCACAACGCCGTAGAAACTCGGACCGACTCACTGATCTCTGAATTGGCCAAGGATGAGTCGACCGAGTTTGCCCTCCCGGTGGAATCTTCTAGCCTG GGCACCCATATGACGGATTCTGTACCTTCTGATTGGACTGATGAGAAGCACCATTTATTCCTTGAATCCATGGAGACATCTTTTGTCAGCCAAATGTTTGATTCTGTGCATTCAGTTGGTTCCTGCCCCCGCAAGGAAAATTCTTCCCACACAAAATTGCACGGCCAAAGCCAATCCGCCTCTCATGTCCATTCACGTTTTGGCCAG TTTAAAGTTCTTCGACGAGGCAGCTGGAAGaacattaattttgaaacaactGAATCTCGGTCGAATTTATTGAATGATTACCAAGCTCTCTCACGTAATCCTTGGATACATCACTTTCGAGCTGAtcgtaaaaacaaaaatgttgcAAGCAAAAGTCAAGCTATCAGTTCAGGAGGAAGGAATTTGTTTCCTTTAGGAGCAGCAAATAATTCAGAACCTTTGCGTGCTTGTGGTTCTGATTCGTCCCTACGATATATCAGCAGCAATGAAG AAGTGTCAGATCagaattttgttgatgaagAAGATAGAGAAGTTGGAAAAGGGAGCAGTGATTGCAATGCCAAAAGGGTCAACACTGCAGAGACCAATGCCTTGATCAATGAACAG AAGATAGCTAGATCCCAGATTGTCGCCAATTCGAGGCAGACGACTCATCGACTACTCTTCTAA
- the LOC111796695 gene encoding uncharacterized protein LOC111796695 isoform X2, with amino-acid sequence MELLPPNLENHNAVETRTDSLISELAKDESTEFALPVESSSLGTHMTDSVPSDWTDEKHHLFLESMETSFVSQMFDSVHSVGSCPRKENSSHTKLHGQSQSASHVHSRFGQFKVLRRGSWKNINFETTESRSNLLNDYQALSRNPWIHHFRADRKNKNVASKSQAISSGGRNLFPLGAANNSEPLRACGSDSSLRYISSNEEVSDQNFVDEEDREVGKGSSDCNAKRVNTAETNALINEQPEDS; translated from the exons ATGGAGTTGTTGCCTCCAAATTTGGAGAACCACAACGCCGTAGAAACTCGGACCGACTCACTGATCTCTGAATTGGCCAAGGATGAGTCGACCGAGTTTGCCCTCCCGGTGGAATCTTCTAGCCTG GGCACCCATATGACGGATTCTGTACCTTCTGATTGGACTGATGAGAAGCACCATTTATTCCTTGAATCCATGGAGACATCTTTTGTCAGCCAAATGTTTGATTCTGTGCATTCAGTTGGTTCCTGCCCCCGCAAGGAAAATTCTTCCCACACAAAATTGCACGGCCAAAGCCAATCCGCCTCTCATGTCCATTCACGTTTTGGCCAG TTTAAAGTTCTTCGACGAGGCAGCTGGAAGaacattaattttgaaacaactGAATCTCGGTCGAATTTATTGAATGATTACCAAGCTCTCTCACGTAATCCTTGGATACATCACTTTCGAGCTGAtcgtaaaaacaaaaatgttgcAAGCAAAAGTCAAGCTATCAGTTCAGGAGGAAGGAATTTGTTTCCTTTAGGAGCAGCAAATAATTCAGAACCTTTGCGTGCTTGTGGTTCTGATTCGTCCCTACGATATATCAGCAGCAATGAAG AAGTGTCAGATCagaattttgttgatgaagAAGATAGAGAAGTTGGAAAAGGGAGCAGTGATTGCAATGCCAAAAGGGTCAACACTGCAGAGACCAATGCCTTGATCAATGAACAG CCAGAAGATAGCTAG